The genome window TACGGGTGCTGGTATTAATTTCAGCACCAATAGCACTGATTTCACCTTTGACGATCACGGCGCCATCACCGACTGACACCTCAACAGGTAAACCTTTAGTGATTTGAGTCAGCCAGTTTTGCGGTACAGGGAAATTCACCCGTACTTTGTTGGTGGCTTGCAGTGACACTATGGCAGTACCTGCCTGCAAATCGGTACCTAAGTCGACCTGACGAATACCAATACGACCATCAAAAGGGGCGCGAATGACTTTTTTCTGTAAAGTAGCCTTTAAGTTGTCTACCTGAGCAGAGGCGCTGTCGAGTTGTTGTTTGGCGTTGTCTAATTCACTTTGAGTGGCAATGTTAGTGCGGCGTAACTGCACTAACCGGTCGTAACTGGTTTTTGCCAGTTTCAGGCTGGCTTCGGCTGAGCGCAACTGAGCTTGTTCGTTGGTCACGTCCTGCTCAATCAGCACTGTGCCCGCCGTCACTTGCTGACCATTGCTGAAGCTGATTTTTTTCACCCGGCCTGGTACTTCAGCTGCAACAACAATACCTTCATCTGCCAGCACTGTGCCTATAGCATTGTAAGTATTAGGCCAGCTTTGTTGTTCAACACTAAAAGTACTGACATATTCTGGTGGAGGCA of Rheinheimera sp. MM224 contains these proteins:
- a CDS encoding efflux RND transporter periplasmic adaptor subunit — encoded protein: MKRFKSILFAVLGLICVFMVLAGVKGGQIAAMIASGETFVPPPEYVSTFSVEQQSWPNTYNAIGTVLADEGIVVAAEVPGRVKKISFSNGQQVTAGTVLIEQDVTNEQAQLRSAEASLKLAKTSYDRLVQLRRTNIATQSELDNAKQQLDSASAQVDNLKATLQKKVIRAPFDGRIGIRQVDLGTDLQAGTAIVSLQATNKVRVNFPVPQNWLTQITKGLPVEVSVGDGAVIVKGEISAIGAEINTSTRNVIVQSILDNSTDVLIPGMAVSTTVTLTEPHQLLVVPSTAVIYAPFGDTVFVVEKDDKGGLKARQQFVRLGKARGDFVEVIDGLKAGDQVVSAGAFKLFNGQAVVLSKTQPPEFKAAPTPADT